AGTCCAATTCTTTAATTCTTTTATCGTAATCCGCCTAATTTAGTAGGCTTACATAACATAACATCATTTCATTTTATCAATCATATATATGTTcgcctttatatattatatattgtttcATCTAAGAAAATAACTTTGAATGGTTAATTTATGTAGAAAAAATTAGTGGTAGTATATTGTGACTAGCGAAGTTAATGCAGAAGCAGCTTCACATGGTTACATTTGCATAAAAAGATATGGTCCATTAGATCCTCACCGACACTAATAACACCGACATTCACATTTTATCTGTGGGCCCATATTTTTATGCAACATCCAAAAGTCCAACCAATTTCTGGTCTCATCATGAAACAAGTTTCACACGTCCATTATTTTATGTACATTTGTAGTAGTAACTAGTAATACTTGTCACCGTTTCATCTCAATACATGTATTCATGTACATCATGTTCAAGTACACAATGATGGATCCAAGAAATTTAACAGGGTCAATGTTAAAATTTTAAAAGAAATAAGAAAGGGAACAATGAACtttaatatataaatacaaaataataTAAAATCGAGGGCAGCTAACTCGGTTGCCCTAAAGGTCCGTCCCTACATGTACATGAACACGTACGTATGCATATACATCTACTACTTACATGGACACGTAtgtatagatatacatatacatctactacttattttttttatacatataCATCTACTACTTATACATGTACGTATACCTCTACttatacatgtacatatacatatatatgaaattaatttaattttttcATTTTTGAATGAGTTTAACTCGGTGGAAGTAGATTGGGTGAGTTTCAGTAGGTTAAAAAATGTGAAATTACTGCTAATAACTAacaaaaaagattcaaacttttggtcCAAACCGCATGTCAAGCAGGAACTACGAATAAGGGGACAATTTACGAAAATtaaatatcatataaaaatttcatATACACTGCACTAGTGCACTACTCTTATTTGTGTATACATTTTAGTTCCCAAAGAATGAGCACTAACCAAGTAacttttcaacatttttcgacatTATCATTTTAGTCTCCCCCTCATATATTCGCATAATCCTTCAAACATTTTAACAACAATCAACCACTAAAAAGCGATAACATGTCTCAGTTACCACTTCTTCTCAAGAACGCTAATACGCCTAAACCTGCAACTAACGCAGCCCCGGCTGCAACAGAACCGTATGCAGATGCCCATGCATCTGGATGAGCATGCTTTAAACCtcctgttgatgatgatgatgatgatgatgatgatgatttacctTTTTGATTTCTAGGCATCCCAGAATAATCTAATTGCAACTTTAGTCCCTGTTTGAATTATTCATTAAATTCTGTAAAAGGAAAAAGTTTATATTGTGAAATAAACTGAAGATTATGAAGAAAAAACATGTACCTTCCAACCAGCTGATCTGGCATGTTCAACTGCTGCAACAAGATCACTATCTGTTGCAAGTATCACCATGTCCTTGTCTTCATCTTCATACTACATTCATTATACAAAGTTACAAACAACCGTAAGGTTTTTAGGTCAAGTGAAAATGAAGACACTTTTTCACCTATTAAAAAAAAATACCAGAATTTGTGGAAGGTTGTTTCGGTCAATCTCACCACCTACTCTTTGAAGTATAGCAGTTATAAGCTCCGTTAAACTATGAGTTTCTACATTGAATCAAACAATTTAAGTTTCATAACATCAAATATAGTAAGATTTTATTAGAAaaatttttagtaaaaaaaaaaaaacacataccaCAAATAAATCTATGCATCCGACCCTTTCGATCTTGAATCTTGAAACCAAATGTATTGGGAAGTACAGGTGAAGGATAAATAGCTCTTCCATGATCTGTCTCAGACGCCAATTTAAAAGAACCCTCACTGCAATATCataatgattatgattaggatcacCTTTATTTAAATGGACTGATACATAGATTATTAAGAATCATGTTATTTTTTATTTAGTATGACCTATGTTTACCTCCTGGTGTCACTATCATCATCTGGAGGTGCTGACATGGCAGAATCCCAAAATTTTTGCATCATTGAACTTGCAACATCGTTATCAATTCCCCCAGTACTTCCAACCTAATTTAATAGCAAATGGGTCAATTTGGATTGGTTTCAACTTTCAACCCAAACACATCAAAAGAGTTGATAAGTCGTTTTTAATGCATACAACCTCCTATATCAATTTTTACAATCTAAATtaccattaaaaaaaaaaagaatgttTTTGAATAACAATAAGTACACCCATCTTCCCGTctctaatctcaaaaaaaaaaatctcACTTACTGAGGCTACAGCTGCATGAACGATGTGGAGTACATCAGTAGTAGCAACAACATTTCCATCTACATACAACATACAAAACTTTTAGTTATAAACTGTCAAAAGTATAAAGAGATTGTGTGAAAATAGTATGAATCATTGTAAAggtgtaatttttattttattttttggaaAATGGAAGAGTATCTAGAACTTCTAAGGTTCTTAATGAAATTAGACACACACATAAAAGAATttagagaaaaaaaaattgaatatCATGTAAGTTGTAATATTTACCTTTATCAACAACAGGTAGATGTAGAAACTTTCCATTATGCATTATATGCAAAGCTTCAACTATCGGTGTATCAATGGAAGCACATTCGGGATTTGGAGTCATCACCTAGACAATTAACGAAGCATAAATTATGTACAAATAATCATAAAAATTATATTATGAAAAAACATCATATCTTGCATACAAAGAGAAAGAACTGTATATTACCTTTTCCACCAAGGTTGAATCAGGAGAAAGACCCAGTCCTATAACTCGCATCAAGATATCCTTTGAGCTATTATACAAAGAAATCACATATATATGACATAAGTAGCCAAAAAAACTTTATATTTTCAATATATACTTAATTAGTGTATAATTTAGAGACTAACGTTAAAATCCCACGTGGTTTGTTACCAACAGTTACAATGGCAGAGTTAATGCGACACTCCACCATTGTTTTTGCTGCCATTAACACTGTGTCGGATGGTGAAACAGTCACGAGCCTGTAAGACaaaaaattacataaataataagtaACTTATTATTATGTCGAAGTCATCAATAATGGTTTTATAAACAGAAAAGTGGGTCGTTTATCAAGTAACAGTATTACCTACTTTGATCTTTCTGAGATTATGGTTGATAAAGTAGGCTTGAACAGTCGCTCCCGCAGTGTTTCAATGAACGTGTTTGAACCTATATAACGATCAGTAAATAACTTACAATTAAAACATCTAACAATTTGGTTATCAGTGAAAGATTTGATTACTCAGTACAAAAAGTTAACGAAAGACGTGCTATTAGGAGTTGTTTGGATGTGTAATATAcgataaattattaaattattggTAACCAAAGCTCCAATAATCAGTTTTTAAAATTCAGATTAAGGGATTAAGATTAACTGATTACTTAAGAATTAAATCATTAGTTTCATACCAGCTGCAACTAACCTTATAATGTAAGAGAAAAATAGAAATACGTGTTCCTATTTATATGTGTTCCaacatgtaaccaaatgtaataacACAAGTTAaaaaagtcaaacaaagtcaaccaaccAGAAGCAGAGGTTCCCCAATGCttttcaacaccttcaacagcagcTGCAATGGCTTTCCCCTTTTCAGCAGCTCTCTCCATACGCGCTATTGCATCGTATAAACATTTTCCTATATCAAGTATAGCAACAACCTCTCCATTTTCTATAACAGGCAAGTGTCTGAATTTTCCtacaaatttttttatatattagcaaaTTTACACAAAAAACTCTCTAAATGTGACGAAGGTGTTCTGATTAATACAAACCTATGACCATTTTCTGTAAGGCTTCAACTGCAAGAGTATCAGATATTACAAAAACAGGGTTTCTTGTCATCACTGTTGAGACAAGGGTGGTTTCAAGATCAAGCTCACGAGCAACAACTCTGGTAGTAATATCCTTCATTACACCAAAAGTTAGTTAATGActacataatattaatatttaatataatattattatataaccaAAAACAGAACATGGATAAATAGTAACCCTGTCAGTCAATATGCCACAGAGTAATGCATTCGAGTCTGTGAGCAAAAGAGCGTCAACTTTGCGAGCAGCCATCCGACGACAGGATTCAATAACAGTTGTAGAGTCAGGTATAGTTAAAGCTTTTGAGAGACGCAATCGCTTCACTGTGCGTTCTCCTGTTACACCCCTGTTTATAAAAAACTTAAAgggtaaattttataattatagaAACAAATTAAGACAAGTATTGTATGATGAGATCTGATTATCTTATCTAAAATTCTATTCTCTTTCTCTATGCATTAGCACACACCCTGCATATCATAACACGCCGAAAATCCCTATACAATTATCTGTATAGTTTGAACTTTGTGAGCCATTTGAATTCGATTGTTAAACATGATTATTTATTACCTTAAACTACTGAAGATGATTGGGAGATTCGCACCACAATAATCAAATTTCAAAATTTGTGTAAGTATAAATTTTGCTTCTGGTTATCAACATATCTAAGGGTTGAATAACCAGTGGCATACCAAAATATAATAATTTGATTGTCCCTTATTTTGACCTATAATGACTGTTGTAAATAACCCGATTACTACCAGATTAATCCccaaatagcgaattttgcaaccttgcctaTAATCAAAGACTTATTATTCCGATCACACATAATCAATCACTTCAATTCATCTATATATAAATTCTTTCTACAATCACAACTCCCAAACAACAGTACATACAATTTTTTAGCCATAATTTTTTTTCGGATATCAATTTGGGATCACCCAAGAGactaaaccacccacgcgttcacctcccgtagttgcataacccgcccccaactactgccctgcaggaaacccggaccaatccgaaGGCATGGCCGGTAAAACACCCCCCTCCGCTGCCCCacactaagcgaaaggcgacctCGAATGGATACTTCGGGTCAGGGATAACATCGAGTGCAATTTTTTAGCCATAATATCTACCGATTCAATAATGGATAAATGGTCAACTAAATCAAACTCTTTTTTTTGTTCATCTTTAGTGTTAACAACTGTCTACAACTTGACTCAACTATTATTGTATAAAATCAATCAATTGCATATGAAATTAGGGTTAGAAACGTACATAGGACGAGAAGTAGTAATGGATCGTCGACTAATATCAGTAGGTCCTCCATTTTCAGAAGTTTTCTTTCTTGCAGTTAAACCCATACTACTTCTTCGTGTAGACCCTGATGGTTGACCAGTCGTCATGTTAACCAGCAACCGATCAATATTCCTTTCTTTCCTAGCCTGAATGGTACTGCAAATCTACTGAAACAATCAACTAAACAACCAATCGATATATACAGACAATTGAtttacaataaaaaaaaaaaaaaaaacattccaaGTATATTGGAGCGATTACAAAAAGGAAGTTACGAACCCTAGCTATTGGGAATAATAATGCAGATTTTAGGATGAGATTTTAATTGGATGATAGTGAATGGTGATGGTGATACACGCATGAAATTATTTACTACTTTACTGTCGAATCTTCTTGTTACAACTGAGACAATATTTAAACGTTTTttttggctagaatagaaaaacAGAATAAAGGAATCAGACAAAAAGGTGTTTTAAAATTCTCTAATACGgagtaaaaaatttaaaattacGGAGTGTTTTAAAAATTATCTAATACCATACGAGTAACAACTTTCAGATTATAAAGACTCGAAAAGGTTGATGGTGTGGTTGTTAAGCCGATTATAAAGACTCGAAAAGGTAAAGGTAAAGGTAAAGCGGTTGTCTAAGTAGTGTTAGAGTGGTTATGTTGTTTTAGCGTTAGTTGTGATTTTTATTGTTTAGATTTGGGTTTTTCATATTGGTTCTTGTAATTGATTGTGTCCCATGGTCGTTTTGGTGATTCAGGTGTTCAAGGCTCGGGTTTAGTTACCTTAATCTTTGTTTAGTATATGGTTCGTTTTCTGTTTCCGAGCATTCGAATGCTTTTTATCCGATTGTATCTTTGTTCGTctttttcatctattgatgaaaagactttgttttatgttatcgttatttttgccaaaaaaaaaaaaaaaaaacctttcagATACTTTTTTTTTGTTTTGAAAAGCTGAAATTTTCATATCACCAAAGTACATTACATACATGGAGACCAATATCTAAATACTAACCAAAGACCCCAACAAACAAACACCACTCCTACCGCCCTGATGGTGGTGGGCGCCGTGGGTTTTGTTGTTCCGATCTACTTGTTTTTGGTGGTTGTCGTGGTTTTTCACCCAGTTGGTGAAGACCATTGACGGCGGCTGATTGATGGTGGGTGGGAGGTGGAGGACTAAGGGTTCCGAGGTGGGTGCGAGGCCTGTTGCGGGTTAGGGTTAACTGTATGTCGTGGGTGTGTTTGCGAGTATTTTCCTTTCCGAGGGTGCTTTCGGGTTTGGACCAGGCGACGATCTCCCTGTTGGAGATCTGGTTCTAGATTCGGGGGAGGATTCGGATTTTTGCAGTTTGGGCTCTTCTTCAGACGGTACGAAGTGCTCTGCGGTTGCTTGGATTGCTCTATTCTGTGTTATGTTTAGTTCAAAAGTTTTTTATGCTTATTAGTGCAATCGTTGTAGGTTTCCTTTGTTCGGCATGTTAGACTAGTTTTGTTTCCTAGCAAAGTGTTATTTTCACCCTGTTGGTGGTATCGTTTGTTTTAGGACTCGATGTTTAGTCGTTCGTTTGTTGCCTAGGTTAGGATTATAACTGTATCGGTTGTACTTGTTTGATCTTCGGATCCATTAAATGTTAttgttttttcgccaaaaaaaaaaaaaaaaaaaaaaaaaaaccactccTCTTAGCCATGAAGAAACTACCACAGTGCGAAGAAaataaacacacacacaaaaataagtTACCTTCTTTAAAAAAAAAGTTGAAGCATGAAATAATGGTATATTTGTTGTCTTAGTGGTAATTATTTTTAGAAAATGAGTAGTTACTTTGAATGTATAAACAAAATTAACATATCCAAATTCCTTTATAACAATTCTTAGAGTTGTCAATAGAAAACTTCATTATTTTTAAGATGAACTTACACATCTAaaaatttttagattttgaaatgttatgtttaaaattgatttataaGTTGATGGTACATTATATTAGCTAAAAGTAATTTACTTATATACTATTAGGTATCTAGGATTTGATCGTTTACTTCACAAAATTGCTCTAAATGCCCCGCCTATATAAAAAAAGGCGACTACTTCATAATAGTCGCTGACCTTCTACTCCTCCCGTCCTTTCTTTGATCCTCTTAAATCTAGGGTTTTGTGGTTGTATCGACGGTAGTAACGTTCGAGTTCGGTGACGCATATCTTCCATAATTTGAAACCCTAATTTGATGACGGTTCATTAAGTGTGATTCACAATGATTTGCTTCGCCCTCTTTCTTTCGTTCATCTACCTTTATTTGCTGAAAATCTCATGTCGGTACGTTCTCTGTTTAAGATTTTGGTTTATTTTTTCTATGTTCGTGGTTGTCCGATTGTATGGTG
This genomic window from Rutidosis leptorrhynchoides isolate AG116_Rl617_1_P2 chromosome 2, CSIRO_AGI_Rlap_v1, whole genome shotgun sequence contains:
- the LOC139892563 gene encoding CBS domain-containing protein CBSCBSPB1-like, whose protein sequence is MTTGQPSGSTRRSSMGLTARKKTSENGGPTDISRRSITTSRPMGVTGERTVKRLRLSKALTIPDSTTVIESCRRMAARKVDALLLTDSNALLCGILTDRDITTRVVARELDLETTLVSTVMTRNPVFVISDTLAVEALQKMVIGKFRHLPVIENGEVVAILDIGKCLYDAIARMERAAEKGKAIAAAVEGVEKHWGTSASGSNTFIETLRERLFKPTLSTIISERSKLVTVSPSDTVLMAAKTMVECRINSAIVTVGNKPRGILTSKDILMRVIGLGLSPDSTLVEKVMTPNPECASIDTPIVEALHIMHNGKFLHLPVVDKDGNVVATTDVLHIVHAAVASVGSTGGIDNDVASSMMQKFWDSAMSAPPDDDSDTRSEGSFKLASETDHGRAIYPSPVLPNTFGFKIQDRKGRMHRFICETHSLTELITAILQRVGGEIDRNNLPQILYEDEDKDMVILATDSDLVAAVEHARSAGWKGLKLQLDYSGMPRNQKGKSSSSSSSSSSTGGLKHAHPDAWASAYGSVAAGAALVAGLGVLAFLRRSGN